In the Devosia sp. SL43 genome, one interval contains:
- a CDS encoding ABC transporter ATP-binding protein, whose protein sequence is MNELSLASQADSIEPIVSARGLRKKFGGKEILHGLDFDIPPGRIYGLIGHNGAGKTTTLNAMLGLTSCEGTIRVLGEDPFAKRAKLMENVAFISDVASLPRFLRVRELFALLSNIHPNFSIEKARSFLEGTDIKPEMKVKHLSKGMVAQLHLAVVMAIDAKLLVLDEPTLGLDITYRKRFYRRLLEDYMTEERTLLITTHQVDEIEFMLSDIMFIRDGELILHMQMETVNDKFTQLVVNDNAAQAAARAHNPVYEETRFGQTVMIFDGVDRNVLEPFGKLSTPTLSDLFVALMQRPTANPETAR, encoded by the coding sequence ATGAATGAGCTTTCCCTCGCCAGCCAGGCGGACAGCATCGAGCCGATCGTCTCCGCCCGCGGCCTGCGCAAGAAATTCGGCGGCAAGGAAATCCTGCATGGGCTCGATTTCGACATCCCGCCCGGCCGCATCTATGGCCTGATCGGCCATAACGGCGCCGGCAAGACCACCACGCTCAACGCCATGCTGGGCCTGACCAGCTGCGAAGGCACCATCCGCGTTCTGGGCGAAGACCCCTTCGCCAAGCGCGCCAAGCTGATGGAAAACGTCGCCTTCATCTCCGACGTGGCCAGCCTGCCGCGCTTCCTGCGGGTGCGGGAGCTGTTTGCCTTGCTCAGCAATATCCACCCCAATTTCTCGATCGAGAAGGCGCGCAGCTTCCTCGAAGGCACCGACATCAAGCCCGAGATGAAGGTCAAGCATCTCAGCAAGGGCATGGTCGCCCAGCTGCACTTGGCCGTGGTCATGGCCATCGATGCCAAGCTGCTGGTGCTCGACGAACCCACGCTGGGCCTCGATATCACCTATCGCAAGCGCTTCTACCGGCGCCTGCTCGAAGACTACATGACCGAGGAACGCACGCTGCTGATCACCACCCATCAGGTGGACGAAATCGAGTTCATGCTCTCCGACATCATGTTCATCCGCGATGGCGAGCTCATCCTGCATATGCAGATGGAGACCGTGAACGACAAGTTCACCCAACTCGTCGTCAACGACAATGCCGCGCAGGCCGCCGCCCGCGCCCACAATCCGGTCTACGAGGAAACCCGCTTCGGCCAGACCGTGATGATCTTCGACGGCGTCGACCGCAACGTGCTGGAACCCTTCGGCAAGCTCTCGACCCCCACCCTCAGTGACCTCTTCGTCGCCCTGATGCAGCGGCCGACAGCCAATCCGGAGACCGCGCGATGA
- a CDS encoding substrate-binding domain-containing protein has protein sequence MLRRTFTISLLALMASSPAFADAISDAMAEVQKYAGQKTTWDGPTAGPAAAEGKSIVVLAGDLKNGGILGVTKGVQEAADRIGWTINVLDGAGSIQGRAAAFGQALALNPDGIIINGFDAVEQQAALEQVKAAGIPIVSWHAGPVIGPDAASGIFANVSTDAMEVSAAAAKWAFADAGGKPGVVIFTDSTYAIAIAKADKIKETIEALGGTVLEYVDTPIADTSTRMPSLTTALLQKYGASWTHALAINDIYFDFMGPALAAAGIAGDGAPKAVAAGDGSESAYQRIRTAQYQAVTVAEPLNLQGWQLIDELNRAIQGAEWSGYTSPLHVVTADNISFDGGDNNLFDPGNGYRDEYARIWGK, from the coding sequence ATGCTGCGCCGTACCTTTACCATCTCGCTGCTTGCCCTGATGGCATCCAGCCCCGCCTTCGCCGACGCGATTTCGGACGCCATGGCGGAAGTGCAGAAATATGCCGGCCAGAAGACCACCTGGGACGGCCCCACCGCCGGCCCGGCTGCCGCTGAAGGCAAGTCCATCGTCGTACTCGCCGGCGATCTCAAGAACGGCGGTATCCTGGGCGTCACCAAGGGCGTGCAGGAAGCGGCCGACAGGATCGGCTGGACCATCAACGTGCTCGATGGCGCCGGCTCGATCCAGGGCCGCGCCGCCGCCTTCGGCCAGGCGCTGGCACTCAACCCCGATGGCATCATCATCAATGGCTTCGACGCCGTCGAACAGCAGGCGGCGCTCGAGCAGGTCAAGGCGGCTGGTATCCCGATCGTCAGCTGGCATGCTGGCCCCGTGATCGGGCCCGACGCGGCCAGCGGCATCTTCGCCAACGTCTCGACCGATGCGATGGAAGTGTCCGCTGCTGCAGCCAAGTGGGCCTTCGCCGATGCCGGCGGCAAGCCGGGCGTCGTGATCTTCACCGACTCCACCTATGCCATCGCCATCGCCAAGGCCGACAAGATCAAGGAAACGATCGAAGCGCTGGGCGGCACGGTGCTCGAATATGTCGATACGCCGATCGCCGACACCTCCACACGCATGCCCTCGCTGACCACAGCGCTGCTGCAGAAGTATGGTGCCAGCTGGACCCATGCTTTGGCCATCAACGACATCTATTTCGACTTCATGGGGCCAGCCCTGGCCGCAGCCGGCATTGCCGGCGACGGTGCACCCAAGGCCGTGGCGGCCGGCGACGGCTCGGAAAGCGCCTACCAGCGCATCCGCACCGCCCAGTACCAGGCGGTGACGGTGGCTGAGCCGCTCAACCTGCAGGGCTGGCAGCTGATCGACGAGCTGAACCGCGCCATCCAGGGCGCCGAATGGTCCGGCTATACCTCACCGCTGCATGTCGTCACTGCGGACAACATCTCCTTTGACGGTGGCGACAACAACCTCTTCGACCCGGGCAATGGCTACCGGGACGAATACGCTCGTATCTGGGGCAAGTAA
- a CDS encoding ABC transporter permease, producing MPSIESNAIEPTKDELAGLPPLVKLVRMLPSYGLVILTVALIVLFSILLPTTFPTLLNLRAILSDKAIIALLSLAAMIPMVAGRIDLTVGYGIVLWHILAISLQTMYGLPWPMAVGIVLCLGVAVGVLNGLLVEVARIDSFIATLGTGTILYALALWHTGGRQIVGVLPDAFYAVNGTFVFGLPITAYYVLAITLVLWVVLDYTPIGRYLYAIGANQRAAELNGIPTRKFVVGAFVASGLLTAFAGVLLASKLRIGQASVGLEFLLPALVGAFLGSTTIKPGRVNVWGTIIGVMILAVGIAGIQQFGGSFWVEPLFNGATLLIAIGIAGYAQRKKGAGSK from the coding sequence ATGCCGTCGATTGAATCCAACGCGATCGAGCCCACCAAGGACGAACTGGCCGGCCTGCCGCCCTTGGTCAAGCTGGTGCGCATGCTGCCGAGCTATGGCCTGGTCATCCTGACCGTAGCGCTCATCGTGCTGTTCTCGATCCTGCTGCCGACCACGTTCCCGACGCTGCTCAACCTGCGGGCCATCCTGTCCGACAAGGCGATCATCGCGCTGCTGTCGCTGGCAGCGATGATCCCGATGGTGGCCGGGCGCATCGACCTGACCGTGGGCTATGGCATCGTGCTCTGGCACATTCTCGCCATCTCGCTGCAGACCATGTACGGCCTGCCCTGGCCGATGGCGGTGGGGATCGTGCTGTGCCTGGGCGTCGCGGTGGGTGTGCTCAATGGCCTTTTGGTCGAAGTGGCGCGCATCGACAGCTTCATCGCCACGCTGGGCACCGGAACCATCCTTTATGCCCTCGCGCTCTGGCATACCGGCGGTCGGCAGATCGTCGGCGTGTTGCCCGACGCCTTCTATGCCGTCAACGGGACCTTCGTCTTCGGCCTGCCCATTACCGCCTATTACGTGCTGGCCATCACGCTCGTGCTCTGGGTGGTGCTCGACTACACCCCCATCGGCCGCTACCTCTATGCCATCGGCGCCAACCAGCGCGCTGCGGAGCTCAACGGCATTCCGACGCGCAAGTTCGTCGTCGGCGCCTTCGTGGCCTCGGGGCTGCTGACGGCCTTTGCCGGCGTGCTGCTGGCATCCAAGCTGCGCATCGGCCAGGCCAGTGTCGGCCTCGAATTCCTGCTGCCTGCTCTGGTTGGCGCCTTCCTGGGCTCGACCACCATCAAGCCGGGCCGCGTCAATGTCTGGGGCACCATCATTGGCGTGATGATCCTGGCGGTCGGCATTGCCGGCATCCAGCAGTTCGGCGGCAGCTTCTGGGTCGAACCTCTCTTCAATGGCGCCACGCTGCTCATCGCCATCGGCATTGCCGGATATGCCCAACGCAAAAAGGGCGCCGGCTCGAAATAA
- a CDS encoding sugar ABC transporter ATP-binding protein produces MDETASGLFFDRVAKSFGGTQALRGVSLKVARGEIVALLGENGAGKSTLIKVLGGIHRPDSGLVSIDGTPYAHEAGRASGQKVAFIHQDLGLIEWMTVAENVAMLLGYENRMGRIDWAATHAKAERALALVDADFPASARVSSLSRTQKSLVAIARALAAECDFLVLDEPTASLPADEVERLFSALRPLRERGVGMIYVSHRLDEIFLIADRVAVLRDGQLVAMRDVAHTTPDELVGLIVGRKTREIQRPAVLEGPAILSVDKLTTRSVGPVSFDIRRGELLGLAGLRGAGHEDIGRVLIGGRKHGGRVVLEGREPDLSSPQSAMRDGIGLVARDRVRESVATGLTIRENAFINPSATGRGLLSLMGPRQEEELARRIGARVGLSPNDPSLPIEALSGGNQQKVIVGRWLESGRRLLVTEDPTAGVDVGAKAEIYHLLFEALASGMGVLVISTDFEEIANICHRAIVFSRGLPVAELTGVELSTETLIQAASAGDAA; encoded by the coding sequence ATGGACGAAACCGCCAGCGGTTTATTCTTTGATCGCGTCGCCAAATCCTTTGGCGGCACGCAAGCCCTGCGCGGTGTCTCGCTCAAGGTGGCGCGCGGCGAGATCGTGGCCTTGCTGGGTGAAAACGGCGCCGGCAAATCGACCTTGATCAAGGTGCTGGGCGGTATCCACCGCCCCGACAGCGGCCTGGTCTCGATCGACGGAACGCCCTATGCCCATGAAGCGGGCCGCGCCTCCGGTCAGAAGGTCGCCTTCATCCATCAGGACCTGGGCTTGATCGAATGGATGACCGTGGCCGAGAACGTCGCCATGCTGCTCGGCTATGAGAATCGGATGGGGCGGATCGACTGGGCAGCCACCCATGCCAAGGCCGAGCGCGCTTTGGCGCTGGTCGACGCGGACTTTCCGGCTTCGGCCCGGGTGTCCAGCCTGTCCCGCACGCAGAAATCACTGGTCGCCATCGCCCGTGCCCTGGCCGCCGAATGCGACTTCCTGGTGCTCGACGAACCCACGGCCAGCCTGCCGGCGGACGAGGTAGAGCGCCTGTTTTCGGCCCTCAGGCCGCTGCGCGAGCGCGGTGTGGGCATGATCTATGTCAGCCACCGGCTCGATGAAATCTTCCTAATTGCCGATCGTGTCGCAGTGCTGCGCGATGGTCAGCTGGTGGCGATGCGCGATGTCGCCCATACCACGCCGGACGAGCTGGTCGGGCTGATTGTCGGCCGCAAGACCCGCGAAATCCAGCGTCCCGCCGTGCTCGAGGGCCCGGCCATTCTGAGCGTCGACAAGCTGACGACGCGCAGTGTCGGCCCTGTCAGTTTCGACATTCGCCGCGGCGAGCTGCTCGGCCTGGCCGGGCTGCGCGGCGCCGGGCACGAGGATATCGGCCGCGTGCTGATCGGCGGCCGCAAGCACGGCGGCCGGGTTGTGCTCGAGGGCCGCGAGCCCGATCTGTCGTCGCCGCAGAGCGCCATGCGCGACGGCATTGGCCTGGTGGCGCGCGACCGGGTGCGCGAAAGCGTCGCCACGGGTCTGACCATCCGGGAAAATGCCTTCATCAATCCCTCGGCGACCGGGCGCGGCCTGCTGTCGCTGATGGGACCGCGGCAGGAGGAGGAACTGGCGCGCCGGATCGGCGCCCGTGTCGGGCTGTCCCCCAACGATCCATCCCTGCCCATCGAAGCCCTGTCGGGCGGTAACCAGCAGAAGGTGATTGTTGGGCGCTGGCTGGAATCGGGGCGGCGCCTGCTGGTGACCGAAGACCCGACGGCCGGCGTCGACGTGGGCGCCAAGGCCGAAATCTACCACTTGCTGTTCGAGGCGCTGGCATCGGGCATGGGCGTGCTCGTGATCTCCACCGATTTCGAGGAGATCGCCAATATCTGCCACCGGGCCATCGTGTTCTCGCGCGGCCTGCCGGTCGCCGAACTGACCGGCGTCGAACTCTCCACCGAAACTCTCATCCAGGCCGCTTCGGCCGGTGACGCCGCATGA
- a CDS encoding LacI family DNA-binding transcriptional regulator, with the protein MSSKKDIDNNSLDASPGERRPAAGLGDIARLTGVSKMTVSRVLRGGTGFSEDTRRKVLLEAERLGYVPNRLASAFAADQASTLVGVCVPRLTSGLFGHVLDGLDRALSRLGYQMMIGCSNHSQPEEEEWVRQIVSWRPAGVILAGRSHTPGTVQMLSTSGIPVVEMWDLTTSPIDLSVGFSHFDCGVEMAQFALIQGRRRAAYLGAHSRSDVMGQARLDGFASALAEAGHPLVECEILEDAPSFYAGFYGLEILLARQPDLDLVYFHNDEMAIGGLAFCQSRGLRVPEDIGIAGWGGMEAASILPKRLTTTVVPTTGLGTQAARALVARIRGEPTRRVIAVRTKLIEGETI; encoded by the coding sequence GTGTCAAGCAAAAAAGATATCGATAACAATTCGCTCGATGCGTCGCCGGGAGAGCGCCGGCCTGCGGCAGGACTGGGCGATATCGCGCGCCTGACCGGCGTCTCGAAAATGACGGTGAGCCGCGTGCTGCGCGGCGGCACGGGCTTTTCAGAGGACACAAGGCGCAAGGTTCTCCTGGAAGCCGAACGGCTAGGCTACGTGCCCAACCGGCTGGCCTCCGCTTTCGCCGCAGATCAGGCTTCCACTCTCGTCGGTGTCTGCGTGCCCAGGCTGACCTCGGGCCTGTTCGGTCACGTGCTCGACGGTCTGGACCGGGCGCTGTCGCGGCTCGGCTATCAGATGATGATCGGCTGCAGCAATCACTCCCAGCCCGAAGAAGAGGAATGGGTCCGCCAGATCGTCAGCTGGCGCCCGGCCGGGGTCATCCTGGCGGGACGCAGCCACACGCCGGGGACGGTGCAGATGCTATCGACCAGTGGCATCCCGGTCGTCGAAATGTGGGATCTGACCACCAGCCCGATCGACCTGTCGGTCGGCTTTTCCCATTTCGACTGCGGTGTAGAGATGGCGCAATTCGCGCTGATCCAGGGACGGCGCCGCGCCGCTTACCTCGGCGCCCATTCGCGCAGCGACGTCATGGGACAGGCACGGCTCGACGGCTTTGCCTCCGCCCTCGCCGAAGCGGGACATCCGCTGGTCGAATGCGAGATTCTCGAAGACGCACCGAGCTTTTACGCCGGTTTCTACGGTCTCGAAATCCTCCTGGCGCGCCAGCCCGACCTCGACCTCGTCTATTTCCACAATGACGAGATGGCCATCGGCGGCCTGGCCTTCTGCCAGTCGCGCGGCCTGCGGGTGCCCGAGGATATCGGCATTGCCGGCTGGGGCGGCATGGAAGCCGCATCCATCCTGCCCAAGCGCCTGACCACCACTGTCGTGCCCACCACCGGCCTCGGCACACAGGCTGCCCGGGCGCTGGTCGCGCGCATCCGGGGCGAGCCCACCCGCCGCGTCATCGCGGTCCGGACCAAGCTGATCGAGGGCGAGACCATCTGA
- a CDS encoding SMP-30/gluconolactonase/LRE family protein, with product MGNAPVKRLATGFDWVEGPVWFGDMGCLLFSDIPSNRIMRWSPEGISIFRQNSNYSNGHTRDRQGRLVSCEHGTRRVTRTEWDGSITVIADSFGGKRLNSPNDVVVASDGAIWFTDPHYGIQTDYEGFRGEQELSCNVYRVDPGGSIEAVITDMNCPNGLAFSPNETTLYVADTGRMYAGDPSHILQFDMADGRPRNGRVFHAIAVGAADGIRLDTDGNVWSSAGDGVRCISPDGDVMGLIRLPERASNLCFGGRAKHQLFITATTSLYSVVLNRNGAQRP from the coding sequence ATGGGCAATGCGCCAGTGAAGCGGCTGGCGACCGGCTTTGACTGGGTCGAGGGTCCGGTGTGGTTCGGCGATATGGGCTGCCTGCTGTTTTCCGACATTCCCAGTAACCGGATCATGCGCTGGTCGCCCGAGGGGATCAGCATCTTCCGGCAGAACTCGAACTACAGCAACGGCCACACGCGCGACCGTCAGGGGCGGCTGGTTTCGTGCGAACACGGCACGCGTCGGGTGACGCGCACCGAATGGGACGGCTCGATCACCGTAATCGCCGACAGCTTTGGCGGCAAAAGGCTCAATTCGCCCAACGATGTGGTGGTGGCGTCCGATGGCGCAATTTGGTTCACCGATCCGCATTACGGCATCCAGACCGACTACGAGGGGTTCCGGGGCGAGCAGGAGCTCTCGTGCAACGTTTATCGCGTTGACCCTGGTGGCAGCATCGAGGCCGTCATCACCGACATGAACTGCCCCAATGGCCTGGCCTTCAGCCCCAACGAAACCACGCTCTATGTCGCCGACACAGGCCGCATGTATGCGGGGGATCCGTCGCATATCCTGCAGTTCGACATGGCCGATGGCCGACCGCGCAATGGCCGGGTCTTCCACGCCATCGCGGTGGGCGCGGCCGATGGCATCCGGCTCGATACCGACGGCAATGTGTGGTCGTCGGCTGGGGATGGGGTGCGGTGCATATCACCCGATGGCGACGTGATGGGGCTGATCCGGCTGCCCGAACGGGCCTCCAACCTGTGCTTTGGCGGCCGGGCCAAGCATCAGTTGTTCATCACGGCGACAACCAGCCTCTACAGCGTCGTCCTCAACCGGAATGGGGCGCAGCGGCCCTGA
- a CDS encoding L-idonate 5-dehydrogenase, which translates to MQAIVIHAAKDLRIEESAEEAVGPGEVGLRLATGGICGSDLHYFNHGGFGTVRLREPMILGHEVSAVVEELGEGVTGLAKGQLVAVSPSRPCGSCRYCAEGLPNQCLNMRFYGSAMPFPHIQGAFRQKLVAKASQCAVADGLSAGEAAMAEPLAVTLHATRRAGDLFGKRVLVTGCGPIGVLSILAARRAGAAEIVATDLSDYTLSIARKAGADRTINSASEPDALAAYGADKGYFDALYECSGVAVALAGGIGALRPRGIVLQLGLGGDMSVPMQAITSKELEIRGSFRFHSEFAIGVELMRKGLIDVKPLISQTLPLVQSVDAFTLASDRSQAMKVQIAFS; encoded by the coding sequence ATGCAAGCTATCGTTATTCACGCCGCCAAGGATTTGCGGATCGAGGAAAGCGCCGAGGAGGCGGTCGGGCCGGGCGAAGTCGGACTGCGGCTGGCGACCGGCGGCATTTGCGGCTCTGACCTGCACTATTTCAACCATGGCGGTTTCGGCACGGTCCGGCTGCGGGAGCCGATGATCCTGGGGCATGAAGTCTCGGCCGTGGTCGAAGAACTCGGCGAGGGCGTGACGGGTCTCGCAAAGGGGCAACTGGTTGCGGTGTCGCCATCGCGACCTTGCGGTAGCTGCCGCTATTGCGCCGAGGGCCTACCCAACCAGTGCCTCAACATGCGCTTTTACGGCTCGGCGATGCCGTTTCCGCACATCCAGGGCGCATTTCGCCAGAAGCTGGTGGCCAAGGCCAGTCAGTGCGCGGTCGCGGATGGGTTGAGTGCCGGTGAGGCGGCCATGGCCGAACCGCTGGCGGTAACGCTGCATGCGACGCGCCGGGCCGGTGACCTGTTCGGCAAGCGGGTGCTGGTGACCGGCTGCGGACCGATCGGTGTTCTCTCCATTCTTGCGGCGCGGCGGGCGGGGGCGGCCGAAATCGTGGCCACGGACCTGTCCGACTATACGCTGTCGATCGCACGCAAGGCCGGTGCGGATCGGACCATCAATTCCGCGAGCGAGCCGGATGCGCTGGCGGCCTATGGGGCCGACAAGGGCTATTTCGATGCCCTGTATGAGTGCTCCGGCGTGGCGGTGGCCTTGGCCGGCGGCATCGGGGCGCTGCGGCCGCGCGGCATCGTGCTGCAACTGGGGCTGGGCGGCGACATGAGCGTGCCCATGCAGGCCATTACCAGCAAGGAGCTGGAAATCCGCGGCTCGTTCCGCTTCCACAGCGAGTTCGCCATTGGTGTCGAGCTGATGCGCAAGGGGCTGATCGATGTGAAGCCGCTGATCTCGCAAACCCTGCCGCTTGTGCAGAGTGTCGACGCTTTCACCTTGGCATCGGACCGTTCGCAGGCGATGAAGGTGCAGATCGCATTTTCCTGA
- a CDS encoding 2-hydroxyacid dehydrogenase: MTKPEILQMGPYPAWDQTPLDAEYTAHRYFEADDKAAFLAEVGPRIRGIATRGELGANAQIIAACPKLEVISVYGVGFDAVDLDACRARGIRVSNTPDVLTNDVADLGIAMMLAQSRGVIGAETWVKDGSWASKGLYPLKRRVWGRRVGVLGLGRIGFEVAKRLAGFDMDIAYSDIGAKDYASQWQFIPDPVALAQRSDFLFVTLAASAATRHVVGKSVIEALGPEGMLINISRASNIDENALIEALGSGQLGAAALDVFEGEPKLDPRFLTLDNVLLQPHHASGTVETRQAMGQLVRDNLAAHFAGRPLLTPVL, translated from the coding sequence ATGACCAAGCCCGAGATATTGCAGATGGGTCCCTACCCCGCCTGGGACCAGACGCCATTGGATGCCGAATATACCGCGCACCGCTATTTCGAGGCAGACGACAAGGCCGCATTCCTGGCCGAGGTCGGGCCAAGAATTCGTGGCATTGCCACACGCGGCGAGCTGGGCGCCAATGCCCAGATCATCGCGGCGTGTCCCAAGCTCGAAGTGATCAGCGTCTATGGCGTCGGCTTTGATGCTGTGGATCTCGATGCCTGCCGGGCGCGCGGCATCCGCGTCAGCAATACGCCCGATGTGCTGACCAATGACGTGGCCGATCTCGGCATCGCCATGATGCTGGCGCAGTCGCGCGGCGTGATTGGCGCCGAAACCTGGGTCAAGGATGGATCGTGGGCGAGCAAGGGGCTCTATCCGCTCAAGCGCCGGGTGTGGGGCAGGCGGGTGGGCGTGCTGGGTCTGGGCCGGATCGGATTCGAGGTCGCCAAACGCCTCGCCGGCTTTGACATGGACATTGCCTATTCCGACATAGGCGCCAAGGATTATGCCAGCCAATGGCAGTTCATCCCCGACCCGGTGGCATTGGCCCAGCGCTCGGATTTCCTGTTCGTGACGCTGGCGGCATCGGCGGCAACGCGGCATGTGGTGGGCAAGTCGGTGATCGAGGCTTTGGGGCCGGAGGGCATGCTGATCAATATTTCGCGGGCCTCCAATATCGACGAGAATGCGCTGATCGAGGCCCTCGGTTCGGGCCAACTTGGCGCGGCGGCACTCGACGTGTTCGAGGGCGAGCCCAAGCTCGACCCGCGTTTCCTGACGCTGGACAACGTGTTGCTGCAGCCGCACCATGCCTCGGGTACGGTGGAAACGCGCCAGGCCATGGGACAGCTCGTGCGCGACAACCTGGCGGCGCATTTTGCCGGCCGTCCTCTCCTGACCCCGGTGCTCTGA
- a CDS encoding SDR family oxidoreductase → MSIQLFNLEGQRALITGSSQGIGFALAKGLVAAGAQIVLNGRDADKLAAAAAQLPGATTLAFDATDHEAVRAAVDQFEAESGAIDILINNAGMQHRAPLEDFPAATFEKLLQTNIASVFHVGQACARHMIARGKGKIINIASVQTALARPSIAPYTATKGAVGNLTKGMATDWAKHGLQCNAIAPGYFDTPLNAALVADPQFSAWLEKRTPAGRWGNVDELVGAAIFLASDASSFVNGHILYVDGGITASL, encoded by the coding sequence GTGTCTATCCAATTGTTCAACCTGGAAGGTCAACGCGCGCTGATCACCGGCTCTTCGCAAGGCATCGGCTTTGCCCTGGCCAAGGGCCTGGTGGCCGCCGGCGCGCAAATCGTGCTCAATGGCCGGGACGCCGACAAGCTGGCCGCAGCCGCGGCACAGCTGCCCGGCGCCACGACGCTCGCCTTCGACGCCACCGACCATGAAGCCGTACGGGCAGCCGTCGATCAGTTCGAGGCCGAAAGCGGCGCCATCGACATCCTGATCAACAATGCCGGCATGCAGCATCGGGCCCCGCTTGAGGATTTTCCGGCGGCCACCTTCGAAAAGCTGCTGCAGACCAACATCGCCAGCGTCTTCCATGTCGGCCAGGCCTGTGCCCGCCATATGATCGCTCGCGGCAAGGGCAAGATCATCAATATCGCCAGCGTGCAAACCGCCCTGGCCCGCCCCTCCATCGCCCCCTACACCGCCACCAAGGGCGCCGTGGGTAATCTGACCAAGGGCATGGCGACCGACTGGGCCAAACATGGCCTCCAATGCAACGCCATTGCCCCGGGCTATTTCGATACCCCGCTCAATGCTGCCCTCGTCGCCGATCCGCAATTTTCCGCCTGGCTGGAAAAACGCACCCCGGCCGGCCGCTGGGGCAATGTCGACGAACTTGTCGGCGCCGCAATTTTCCTCGCCTCGGACGCTTCCAGCTTCGTCAACGGCCACATCCTTTATGTCGATGGCGGCATAACGGCTTCACTATGA
- a CDS encoding gluconokinase: MSALRVVVMGVSGCGKTTVGMALAERLGARFIEGDRLHPEANVAKMAAGIPLTDADRWPWLDAVAAALAADAPVIASCSALKRAYRERLRSGSGTPLHFLHLAGDRAILAQRMGERPGHYMPVSLLDSQLATLEPPGPDEALTLPMDMPIDHLVETAIAAFTKGSS, translated from the coding sequence ATGAGCGCCCTGCGTGTCGTCGTCATGGGCGTGTCCGGCTGCGGCAAAACCACGGTGGGCATGGCACTCGCCGAGCGCCTCGGCGCCCGTTTCATCGAGGGCGACCGGCTCCATCCCGAAGCCAATGTCGCCAAGATGGCCGCAGGCATTCCGCTGACCGATGCCGATCGCTGGCCCTGGCTCGATGCCGTCGCGGCAGCTTTGGCCGCTGACGCCCCCGTCATCGCCTCCTGTTCGGCGCTGAAGCGCGCCTATCGCGAACGCCTGCGCAGCGGCTCAGGCACGCCGCTGCATTTCCTGCACCTGGCGGGCGATCGGGCCATCCTGGCCCAGCGCATGGGCGAGCGGCCGGGTCACTACATGCCCGTCAGCCTGCTCGACAGCCAACTGGCCACGCTGGAGCCACCCGGCCCGGACGAAGCCCTGACCTTGCCGATGGATATGCCGATCGACCACCTTGTCGAAACCGCCATCGCCGCCTTCACGAAAGGATCATCATGA
- a CDS encoding NAD(P)-dependent oxidoreductase codes for MSRPVALIGAGAMGGAIGARLAQSGTTLRVYDRDPAKVAALVAHGATAAASAADAARGVEAVVVSLNSPTIVRLAVFGPQGVADGADADTLIIDMSSIDPAATRQLAEDAAARGLRWVDSPLSGGAPKAAIGQLTLMQGGSEADVADAQRILGNLASNQTRMGNVSAGQATKLINQVLCGLGFLAVAEATALAQAAGVDAGLVPAALRGGRADSAILQEYMPRFATRDYRRTGRIDNMVKDLDGAIDLARQTRVPMPLTALCAEIHRMLTSAGLGGEDQAALMEFFKGPDKEQFS; via the coding sequence ATGAGCCGACCCGTCGCCCTCATCGGAGCCGGAGCCATGGGGGGCGCCATTGGCGCTCGCCTCGCCCAATCCGGCACGACCCTCCGGGTCTATGACCGCGATCCCGCAAAGGTCGCGGCCCTCGTGGCCCACGGCGCCACCGCAGCCGCCAGCGCGGCCGATGCGGCGCGCGGCGTCGAGGCGGTTGTCGTCAGCCTCAATTCACCGACCATTGTCAGGCTGGCAGTATTCGGCCCGCAGGGCGTGGCCGATGGCGCCGATGCCGATACGCTCATCATCGACATGTCATCGATCGACCCCGCTGCCACGCGCCAACTGGCCGAGGATGCAGCGGCCCGCGGCCTGCGCTGGGTCGATAGCCCGCTGTCGGGTGGCGCGCCCAAGGCGGCGATCGGTCAGTTGACGCTGATGCAGGGCGGCAGCGAAGCCGATGTCGCCGATGCCCAGCGCATCCTCGGCAACCTCGCCTCCAACCAGACCCGCATGGGCAATGTCAGCGCCGGACAGGCCACCAAGCTGATCAATCAGGTGCTCTGCGGACTGGGCTTTCTGGCCGTCGCAGAAGCAACGGCGCTGGCTCAGGCCGCCGGCGTCGATGCCGGCCTGGTGCCCGCCGCGCTGAGGGGTGGCCGCGCCGACAGCGCGATCCTCCAGGAATACATGCCGCGCTTCGCCACCCGCGACTATCGCCGCACCGGCCGCATCGACAACATGGTCAAGGATCTCGACGGCGCAATCGACCTCGCCCGCCAGACCCGCGTGCCCATGCCGCTGACGGCGCTCTGCGCCGAAATCCACCGCATGCTGACCTCGGCCGGTCTCGGCGGCGAGGATCAGGCGGCGCTGATGGAATTCTTCAAGGGACCAGACAAGGAACAGTTCTCATGA